In one window of Drosophila innubila isolate TH190305 chromosome 2L unlocalized genomic scaffold, UK_Dinn_1.0 4_B_2L, whole genome shotgun sequence DNA:
- the LOC117782283 gene encoding uncharacterized protein LOC117782283 isoform X1: MNRLLLQFLVTTILVYKVLSVPTTSSTTTTSIATGAQTTTEIPQQDDDDDDWDEGDDSLESDDDGRVYKNPRNSPSTECPRDEEQATLLGQKCLRKCSSDEDCKSKKKKCLCDGVCGNSCIKPDRECPELAQPSLGQVTVGGRHFGARASYACPHGYHVVGLQSRLCQADGNWAGAEPACKQNIYCLKPPQIEHARNSALPEQETFDLDSTVQYHCHTGYVTNGFPRAKCLAIDNLASWYGPDIQCEPRSCGQPPDPAYGWHAGECYTYGCKITYNCGNGYELVGKHERYCQSDGSWTPKELPTCVLVTSVVCPTPENPKNGKATYTTLAYNSVVSYECRYGYTLVGESSSRCGASAKWSGTVPSCKEINCGHPGVLYNGWIENIEAGTGLGASIIFRCQPEMLINGLGSSVCQIDGRWRNALPECLAPCVVPTISQGFVIPIEITTDENGTTIITPTTTTTQSPTQIVGGVEKVKHGTALEVKCDDNYEFPVSLLSPPTCNNGTWSIIPRCVPARCKNMPRPPKHGMVMAPKTEHGMKARFKCKDGFKLVSPEGKDVTDPHDYVLTCSFGNWTGETPKCDEVFCSFPGYIPNGKVLLVGNMGLYDYRPYVKKIVNNKQIMYDCDKGYVLEVGPPGATCVGGKWRPLDLPQCLLGQHPRLRWNRRRRRRSLELRQLRSVYLLRRQRQLQRQLTEYQYYQPEAIPSDSSGQRFKRGSNPNPSDIDLAYSKYYQKIKERYHRYVRKILGHSRLYKPTASPIQDGHWYNHYNNPELVMTRKVNHYGNINELHVTAAPVLDTHHNRLQMEHSSNVAPALVSRKSYVNATRELIDQLKSQIGRRRRKRNTSIGSSPPSAATLPDAELDTSDGGETSKASGGKRLRGPCEDLDWDSFANITTVRPGKAPGRNSVGIMLQLECNAGFKLNIKGENATARCIRGIWKPDIPKCLSAPCLVPAVEHGRYYKVEPHTTELSDTPSLTPLSTYEEIQSNEFITLECLDGFNIQGSAQLRCAHGSWSVNAFSECTSVSCTLPNIPGVIYEGGYRAGLTIGHGSTVSVRCELSTNTNPIEMSCRKGLLTPPSIPCESGLRKSRQELEHATPTPTSHSKMDHNELDEINNNHHDNNTDEHDDYKMCGHPSLTDGALVYKNVDGEIDGVYESGTEIFFNCIPNAAGDRQTWRIICDNGQWIGRSYNCENGTCSFKNNEANVVSFYNDLEIREDVVDFPPGATIISRCVDIGKFSMTGSHERTCIHSEWTNTKPVCSGLNQENDYAMEKAPTILFRHKNGPIAQSNDGKLIVYPGSTVHMECLWMRRFGNPKWNVSHTFKNYTEGWVTEADEGRDSTLEYRLSIFDAVAEDSGTYSCMTPARHEHAVEVVVKAINCPEIPIRRGLIVNTNDTKLSTRVLLSCSNGNSLFGASELFCLPSGNWSALLPVCESVECGDIPLMPNNVSSPRVSVLSREVGGRSAFSCSSGYGLRGPSEAICLPTGEWATPFPTCVEVQCDNPGAPQNGYAQGSAPYRAGDVVQFNCNPEYMMQGQPIIACQDNGRWSGGLPKCVQACSYPGTAISGRMSSVKFYYAIGESITFTCDAGLELRGSKILKCQKNGKWSSAIPTCVTNDAPAGAVGTNKHLATMG, translated from the exons ATGAATCGCCTGCTTTTGCAGTTTCTGGTAACGACGATACTTGTCTATAAAG TATTGTCAGTTCCCACCACCAGCTCCACAACCACGACCAGTATTGCGACGGGTGCACAAACCACCACGGAGATACCGCAAcaggatgacgatgatgatgattggGATGAGGGCGACGATTCTCTAGAGTCGGATGATGATGGAAGAGTTTATAAAAATCCACGCAATTCACCATCCACTGAATGTCCACGGGATGAGGAGCAGGCCACGCTTTTGGGTCAGAAATGTTTGAGGAAATGCTCCTCCGATGAGGATTGCaagagcaagaagaagaaatgtCTATGCGACGGTGTCTGCGGCAATTCCTGCATCAAACCAG ATCGCGAATGTCCAGAGCTGGCGCAACCCAGCTTGGGTCAGGTCACCGTCGGCGGACGTCACTTTGGAGCTCGCGCTTCCTACGCTTGTCCGCATGGCTATCATGTGGTTGGATTACAAAGTCGCCTCTGTCAGGCTGATGGCAATTGGGCAGGTGCCGAGCCAGCCTGCAAACAGAACA TCTACTGCTTGAAGCCGCCACAGATTGAGCATGCCAGAAATTCGGCATTACCCGAGCAGGAGACATTCGATTTGGACTCAACGGTGCAATATCATTGCCATACAGGATATGTGACCAATGGATTTCCACGTGCCAAATGTTTGGCTATCGATAATCTGGCTAGTTGGTATGGACCGGATATTCAATGCGAAC CACGCTCCTGTGGACAGCCTCCGGATCCGGCTTATGGCTGGCACGCTGGCGAGTGTTATACCTATGGCTGCAAGATAACCTATAACTGTGGCAACGGCTACGAGCTGGTGGGAAAACATGAGCGCTACTGTCAATCGGATGGTTCCTGGACGCCCAAGGAACTGCCCAcctgtgtgt TGGTTACCTCCGTGGTCTGTCCGACCCCAGAGAATCCGAAGAATGGCAAAGCCACATATACAACCCTGGCATACAACTCTGTGGTCAGTTACGAGTGTCGTTATGGCTACACTTTGGTCGGAGAGAGTTCCAGTCGGTGTGGAGCCAGTGCCAAGTGGAGTGGCACAGTTCCAAGTTGCAAGG AGATTAACTGCGGACATCCGGGAGTTCTCTACAATGGTTGGATTGAGAATATTGAAGCAGGCACCGGATTGGGAGCTAGCATCATCTTTCGGTGTCAGCCGGAGATGTTGATCAACGGACTGGGATCAAGTGTCTGTCAGATTGATGGAAGATGGCGTAATGCCTTACCCGAGTGTCTGGCACCCTGTGTGGTCCCTACCATATCACAGGGTTTCGTAATCCCCATTGAGATAACTACAGATGAGAATGGCACCACGATTATTAccccgacgacgacgacaacgcaATCGCCCACTCAAATCGTAGGCGGTGTGGAAAAGGTGAAACATGGCACAGCTCTTGAGGTGAAATGCGATGATAACTATGAATTTCCGGTCTCTCTACTGAGTCCCCCGACGTGCAACAATGGCACCTGGAGCATTATACCACGTTGTGTGCCTGCCAGGTGCAAGAATATGCCCCGGCCCCCGAAGCATGGCATGGTTATGGCACCCAAGACGGAGCACGGAATGAAGGCAAGATTTAAGTGTAAGGATGGCTTTAAATTGGTCTCTCCCGAGGGTAAAGATGTCACAGATCCACATGATTATGTCTTAACGTGTTCGTTTGGCAACTGGACCGGTGAGACGCCCAAATGCGATGAGGTCTTCTGCTCCTTCCCCGGCTACATACCCAACGGAAAGGTGTTGCTTGTGGGCAACATGGGACTCTACGATTATCGTCCATATGTCAAGAAGATTGTCAACAACAAGCAGATTATGTATGACTGCGACAAAGGTTACGTGCTGGAG GTAGGTCCTCCCGGTGCTACCTGTGTGGGTGGCAAGTGGCGTCCTTTGGATCTGCCGCAGTGTCTGCTTGGCCAGCATCCGCGTCTACGCTGGAATCGACGAAGACGACGTCGTTCCTTGGAGCTGCGACAACTGCGCTCTGTTTATTTGCTGCGACGACAGCGTCAACTTCAACGACAGCTGACAGAGTACCAGTATTATCAGCCAGAAG CTATACCTTCCGACTCTTCAGGACAACGCTTTAAGCGTGGATCTAATCCCAATCCTTCCGACATTGACTTGGCCTACTCGAAGTACTATCAGAAGATCAAGGAGCGTTATCATCGTTATGTGCGCAAGATCCTAGGACACAGTCGCCTGTACAAGCCGACGGCAAGTCCAATTCAAGATGGACACTGGTATAATCACTACAACAATCCGGAACTGGTCATGACGCGTAAGGTGAATCACTATGGCAATATTAATGAACTCCATGTCACTGCTGCGCCAGTGTTGGATACTCATCACAATCGTCTGCAAATGGAGCACAGTTCGAATGTGGCCCCAGCTTTAGTTTCCCGGAAATCTTACGTGAATGCAACACGTGAACTTATCGACCAGTTGAAATCCCAAATTGGGCGACGTCGCCGTAAACGCAACACGAGCATTGGATCCTCTCCACCCTCGGCGGCAACGCTACCAGATGCGGAACTGGATACCAGTGATGGTGGGGAGACTAGTAAAGCCTCGGGCGGCAAGAGATTGCGTGGTCCTTGCGAGGATCTCGACTGGGATTCGTTTGCAAACATAACCACAGTGCGTCCGGGAAAGGCACCCGGAAGGAATTCCGTCGGAATTATGCTACAACTGGAATGCAATGCGGGATTTAAGCTAAACATCAAGGGAGAGAATGCCACGGCAAGATGTATACGCGGCATCTGGAAACCAGACATTCCCAAATGCTTGTCCGCTCCCTGTCTGGTGCCAGCTGTGGAACATGGACGGTACTACAAGGTGGAACCGCATACGACGGAATTGAGTGATACACCCTCCTTGACACCACTCTCCACTTACGAGGAAATTCAATCCAATGAGTTTATCACGCTTGAATGCCTAGATGGCTTCAATATACAG GGATCCGCTCAATTGCGTTGCGCCCATGGCTCCTGGTCGGTGAATGCCTTTTCCGAGTGCACCTCCGTTTCCTGCACCTTACCCAATATACCCGGTGTCATCTATGAG GGTGGTTATCGTGCTGGCTTGACCATTGGACACGGCAGCACGGTCAGCGTACGTTGTGAGCTCTCCACTAATACCAATCCCATAGAGATGTCCTGTCGCAAGGGTCTGCTTACTCCACCCAGCATACCCTGTGAATCGGGCTTACGCAAGTCGCGTCAGGAGCTGGaacatgccacgcccacgcccacatcTCATAGCAAAATGGATCACAATGAGTTGGACGAGATTAATAATAACCATCATGACAACAATACGGATGAACACGATGACTACAAGATGTGTGGACACCCCAGTTTAACAGATGGCGCCTTGGTTTACAA AAATGTGGACGGCGAGATCGATGGTGTTTATGAGAGCGGCACTGAGAtctttttcaattgcattCCAAATGCAGCCGGAGATCGTCAAACCTGGCGCATCATCTGTGACAATGGACAGTGGATTGGACGCTCCTACAACTGCG AAAATGGCACCTGCTCCTTCAAGAACAACGAAGCCAATGTGGTGAGCTTCTATAATGATCTGGAAATACGCGAAGATGTTGTGGACTTTCCGCCGGGTGCTACCATCATATCCAG ATGCGTGGACATAGGGAAATTCTCGATGACTGGAAGTCATGAAAGGACTTGCATACACTCGGAATGGACGAATACGAAGCCCGTGTGCTCGGGACTCAATCAGGAAAATGACTATGCGA TGGAGAAGGCACCCACTATACTATTCCGGCATAAAAATGGACCCATTGCCCAGAGCAACGATGGCAAGCTGATTGTGTATCCCGGATCAACGGTGCACATGGAATGTCTGTGGATGCGAAGATTTGGCAATCCGAAATGGAATGTCAGTCATACCTTCAA GAACTATACCGAGGGCTGGGTGACAGAAGCGGATGAGGGACGTGATTCAACATTGGAATATCGCTTGAGTATCTTCGATGCTGTGGCTGAGGATTCCGGAACATATTCGTGCATGACACCGGCGAGACATGAACATGCGGTTGAGGTGGTGGTGAAGGCGATTAATTGCCCGGAGATTCCGATACGTCGGGGCTTAATTGTGAATACGAACGATACGAAACTGAGCACACGCGTCCTGTTGTCCTGCTCGAATGGCAACTCGTTGTTTGGCGCATCGGAGCTGTTTTGCTTGCCCAGTGGCAATTGGAGCGCACTGTTGCCGGTTTGCGAGAGCGTGGAGTGCGGCGATATTCCGCTAATGCCTAATAATGTTAGCTCACCTCGCGTCTCCGTGCTGTCACGTGAGGTGGGCGGTCGGTCGGCATTCTCCTGCTCATCGGGTTACGGATTGCGCGGCCCTTCGGAGGCCATCTGTTTGCCTACGGGCGAATGGGCGACACCATTCCCCACCTGTGTCGAAGTGCAATGCGATAATCCCGGTGCACCGCAAAACGGTTACGCCCAAGGCTCGGCACCATATCGTGCCGGCGATGTGGTCCAATTCAATTGCAACCCGGAGTACATGATGCAAGGTCAGCCAATAATTGCCTGTCAGGATAACGGACGATGGTCGGGCGGTTTGCCCAAATGTGTCCAGGCATGTTCGTATCCTGGCACCGCCATCAGCGGTCGCATGTCCTCCGTCAAATTCTATTATGCCATCGGTGAGAGCATTACGTTCACCTGCGATGCCGGCTTGGAGCTTCGAGGCTCCAAAATTctcaaatgccaaaaaaatggtaaatggtCCAGTGCCATACCCACTTGTGTTACCAACGATGCGCCCGCTGGCGCCGTTGGCACGAATAAGCATCTGGCAACCATGGGTTAA
- the LOC117782283 gene encoding protein lev-9 isoform X2, translating to MNRLLLQFLVTTILVYKVLSVPTTSSTTTTSIATGAQTTTEIPQQDDDDDDWDEGDDSLESDDDGRVYKNPRNSPSTECPRDEEQATLLGQKCLRKCSSDEDCKSKKKKCLCDGVCGNSCIKPDRECPELAQPSLGQVTVGGRHFGARASYACPHGYHVVGLQSRLCQADGNWAGAEPACKQNIYCLKPPQIEHARNSALPEQETFDLDSTVQYHCHTGYVTNGFPRAKCLAIDNLASWYGPDIQCEPRSCGQPPDPAYGWHAGECYTYGCKITYNCGNGYELVGKHERYCQSDGSWTPKELPTCVSDSANVTTTQASLS from the exons ATGAATCGCCTGCTTTTGCAGTTTCTGGTAACGACGATACTTGTCTATAAAG TATTGTCAGTTCCCACCACCAGCTCCACAACCACGACCAGTATTGCGACGGGTGCACAAACCACCACGGAGATACCGCAAcaggatgacgatgatgatgattggGATGAGGGCGACGATTCTCTAGAGTCGGATGATGATGGAAGAGTTTATAAAAATCCACGCAATTCACCATCCACTGAATGTCCACGGGATGAGGAGCAGGCCACGCTTTTGGGTCAGAAATGTTTGAGGAAATGCTCCTCCGATGAGGATTGCaagagcaagaagaagaaatgtCTATGCGACGGTGTCTGCGGCAATTCCTGCATCAAACCAG ATCGCGAATGTCCAGAGCTGGCGCAACCCAGCTTGGGTCAGGTCACCGTCGGCGGACGTCACTTTGGAGCTCGCGCTTCCTACGCTTGTCCGCATGGCTATCATGTGGTTGGATTACAAAGTCGCCTCTGTCAGGCTGATGGCAATTGGGCAGGTGCCGAGCCAGCCTGCAAACAGAACA TCTACTGCTTGAAGCCGCCACAGATTGAGCATGCCAGAAATTCGGCATTACCCGAGCAGGAGACATTCGATTTGGACTCAACGGTGCAATATCATTGCCATACAGGATATGTGACCAATGGATTTCCACGTGCCAAATGTTTGGCTATCGATAATCTGGCTAGTTGGTATGGACCGGATATTCAATGCGAAC CACGCTCCTGTGGACAGCCTCCGGATCCGGCTTATGGCTGGCACGCTGGCGAGTGTTATACCTATGGCTGCAAGATAACCTATAACTGTGGCAACGGCTACGAGCTGGTGGGAAAACATGAGCGCTACTGTCAATCGGATGGTTCCTGGACGCCCAAGGAACTGCCCAcctgtgtgt CGGATAGCGCAAATGTAACCACAACCCAAGCGTCGTTGTCCTAA
- the LOC117780427 gene encoding uncharacterized protein LOC117780427, whose product MGNVCSSGQKKKKDKDSSSEKSDDSPPYQESSADNKDSLLSNDANETDEKRAPLADVEALPETMQPNDSNGNSQQQQQQQQQTTTTQPKHNATEKDSNSTTPQGAPSDVAHASPGLGNLSVLQGKPPPGRKIERDKKIVIYILADNSTEYKKHKRVIYSLYKHFKSKCQSKGFDFIIADVHDSETTTKEGTATGTASMQGQGQEGQGIGNAKKDFSRLQEVKRWTQTPLEAQGGHEEAANCLCEITRHVAGAYIIPILFLGSTLGTPMLPLTIESQDFTSVLSAASDTEKLLLEKWYTIDNSYQPMCHRLFTQQIDPYSNQVNGELNELLSVLLRLFSDDVKDSYLTTVVEQEINNTVLMSQELAKRCIWIQTGAQYSRAPDNASQLELEVLRRITRIYAELKNQLCEKNLIRLLPTMNILDNELSAVIESLLDKSLTVIFEEHHQKSIPYNTLGVDRVLLEELQLIGHYSKLLAQNSANFDIMNDVKRYIRDSTAQPLIVSGSRGSGKSVLVSKIMENVHRWKPEAQLVLRYANLSARSSDLSSLLGSIANQMSVLETGQQCQVPHTLEAYAGVIREILGRQQRFFVLIIDGLDALQRDDALDWLPMQLGSCGKLILTVSDMEEEDASDAGADGNSFDMLAALAQLGIPQRCFLRLRQFTERQWHDILSSGGGDFYAANGALKLPDDWKSLHGKTPYHAKSLWWLAWLGHVAQPISEIGDISSKILQVLESKFTADQVELLLLIVRLSPWGIRESDCLGVFQKITQLEAQVAFKIWSKFCWLMGPMLLNLKNIRIADRSFGRAILARYAQKQWLVHEALRDYFDRQDSEFKGSSGAKTYNYQKYLKLPYHHFCAVIEDKPASHKIDILFNCFYFTDLQWIANKVHATGPEHLMHDLLHAEWLAGITKESSGYVHINFLKHFLIRYLHELSYDGQQFYTLMKYYLKTRLKESSLLKDDEKIRSWWEYTNELEFAFLEILNNELDANDNDDDNANDKQLTEDDTKPIIKGYDVLTNLPQPGCYVASMSTERAEICIWDVKNCCRIRELHGIQQPTAMCPVGNYEAAVLCRREIRVINLDEGKFKVTLKGVMNQKMPYFGQHDQNHLVCLSRNRMYVNLMNLESGDCVTTFKAGEDRFLNSLLVSGDGRILVCGDETQKPFPLLVWHLSQRKLLYDLRIPHHDFVTSLSAITHEGSYVSVVAKELNEPTTPNFIVVYDLQSGTLFKKWKPSCNTVSLAISQLNACVIAGLEDAKILIWDLVTGNCKCTLIGHNAPVTYLKLDPLGKVLLSYDKEGRDSAIRMWELSTAKSLAVFKPPAQISTCEILPNGAFVVLALKDRNDLLTLALKNYGGSTADALEDDCGTLYGNPDNQHKVFNLSN is encoded by the exons atggGCAACGTGTGCAGTTCCgggcaaaaaaagaaaaaggacaAGGACAGCTCATCCGAAAAGTCAGATGA TTCCCCACCTTATCAGGAGAGTAGTGCGGATAACAAGGATTCGCTGCTAAGCAACGATGCGAATGAGACGGATGAGAAACGAGCTCCATTGGCAGATGTGGAGGCGTTGCCAGAGACGATGCAGCCAAATGATTCAAATGGGAATtctcaacaacagcagcagcaacaacagcaaacaacaacaacacagccaAAGCACAATGCAACAGAAAAGG ATTCGAATAGTACGACACCTCAGGGAGCGCCCAGTGATGTTGCACATGCGAGTCCAGGTTTGGGTAATCTGAGCGTGCTGCAGGGTAAACCACCGCCTGGCCGCAAGATTGAGCGAGACAAGAAGATTGTCATCTATATATTAGCCGATAATAGCACCGAGTACAAGAAGCACAAGCGTGTCATCTACAGCctgtataaacattttaaaagcaaGTGCCAAAGCAAAGGATTCGATTTCATCATTGCTGATGTCCATGACAGCGAGACGACCACGAAGGAGGGAACGGCAACGGGAACGGCGTCAATGCAGGGTCAGGGACAGGAGGGACAGGGCATTGGGAATGCCAAGAAGGATTTCTCTAGGCTGCAGGAGGTTAAGCGCTGGACGCAAACACCGCTGGAAGCCCAAGGAGGTCACGAGGAGGCTGCCAATTGTCTGTGCGAGATAACGCGTCATGTTGCCGGCGCCTACATAATACCAATCCTCTTTCTTGGCTCCACATTGGGTACTCCGATGCTTCCGCTCACGATTGAAAGCCAGGACTTCACCTCGGTGCTGAGCGCGGCTAGCGATACGGAGAAATTGCTGCTGGAGAAATGGTACACCATTGACAACTCGTATCAACCGATGTGCCATCGTCTGTTCACCCAACAGATTGATCCCTACTCCAATCAGGTAAACGGTGAGCTTAACGAGCTTCTCTCCGTGCTGCTCCGTCTATTCTCCGACGATGTGAAGGATTCGTATCTGACCACCGTTGTGGAGCAGGAGATCAACAATACGGTACTGATGAGCCAAGAGCTTGCAAAGCGTTGCATTTGGATACAAACTGGAGCTCAATATTCACGTGCTCCGGATAATGCCAGTCAACTGGAGCTGGAGGTTCTACGTCGCATCACTCGCATCTATGCGGAGCTCAAGAACCAACTTTGCGAAAAGAATCTCATTCGTCTTCTGCCAACCATGAACATACTGGACAATGAACTCTCGGCGGTAATTGAAAGTCTTCTCGATAAATCCCTAACGGTCATTTTTGAGGAGCATCATCAGAAGAGCATACCCTATAACACGCTGGGCGTGGATCGTGTGCTGCTCGAGGAATTGCAGCTGATTGGACACTATTCCAAGTTGCTCGCTCAAAACTCGGCAAATTTTGACATTATGAATGATGTGAAGCGTTACATCCGAGATTCCACTGCTCAGCCCCTGATTGTCTCCGGCTCGCGGGGGAGTGGCAAGAGTGTGCTTGTCTCCAAAATCATGGAGAATGTGCATCGCTGGAAACCGGAGGCACAGCTGGTGCTCAG ATATGCCAATCTGAGTGCTCGCTCCTCGGACCTCAGCTCCTTGTTGGGTTCCATTGCCAACCAAATGTCGGTACTGGAAACTGGACAACAATGTCAGGTGCCACAT ACACTGGAGGCTTATGCTGGAGTGATAAGAGAGATTCTCGGAAGACAACAGCGTTTCTTTGTGCTCATCATCGATGGATTGGATGCACTACAGCGGGATGATGCACTGGATTGGCTTCCCATGCAGTTGGGCAGTTGTGGCAAACTGATTCTCACCGTCAGCGACATGGAGGAAGAGGATGCATCCGATGCTGGAGCTGATGGTAATTCATTTGATATGCTCGCCGCGCTGGCGCAGTTGGGCATTCCACAGCGTTGTTTCCTCCGGTTGCGTCAGTTCACGGAACGTCAATGGCACGATATACTCAGTTCCGGCGGTGGCGATTTCTATGCGGCAAATGGAGCACTTAAGTTGCCCGACGACTGGAAATCACTGCATGGCAAGACACCCTACCATGCAAAGTCATTGTGGTGGCTCGCCTGGCTGGGACATGTGGCTCAACCCATTAGTGAGATTGGTGACATCTCCAGCAAGATACTACAGGTGTTGGAGAGTAAATTTACCGCGGATCAAGTGGAATTGTTGCTCCTAATCGTACGATTGTCGCCATGGGGCATACGGGAAAGCGACTGCTTGGGCGTATTTCAAAAGATTACACAACTGGAGGCGCAGGTCGCCTTCAAGATATGGTCCAAGTTCTGTTGGTTGATGGGACCAATGCTATTAAACCTTAAGAATATTAGAATAGCGGACAGAAGCTTCGGACGTGCCATCCTGGCGAGGTATGCGCAGAAACAGTGGCTGGTACATGAAGCTCTGCGGGACTACTTCGATCGTCAGGACAGCGAGTTTAAAGGAAGCTCTGGCGCCAAAAC CTACAACTATCAGAAGTACTTAAAACTGCCTTATCATCACTTTTGTGCGGTGATCGAGGATAAACCGGCGTCGCACAAGATTGACATACTCTTCAATTGCTTCTACTTTACGGATCTGCAGTGGATCGCCAACAAGGTGCATGCCACGGGGCCCGAGCATCTAATGCACGACCTTCTCCATGCCGAATGGTTGGCTGGCATTACAAAGGAATCTTCTGGCTATGTGCATATCAATTTCCTCAAGCACTTTCTCATACGATATCTTCATGAACTTAGCTACGATGGCCAACAGTTCTATACGCTTATGAAATACTATCTGAAAACGCGGCTTAAAGAGTCGTCCTTGCTCAAGGACGATGAGAAGATACGATCCTGGTGGGAGTATACCAATGAGCTGGAGTTCGCCTTTCTTGAGATTCTCAATAACGAACTGGATgccaatgataatgatgatgacaatgCCAATGATAAGCAATTAACTGAAGACGATACCAAGCCCATCATCAAAGGATACGATGTGTTAACGAATCTGCCACAACCGGGTTGCTATGTCGCCTCCATGTCCACGGAGCGTGCCGAGATTTGCATATGGGATGTGAAGAACTGTTGTCGCATACGTGAACTCCATGGAATACAGCAGCCTACGGCCATGTGTCCAGTTGGCAACTATGAAGCAGCTGTCCTCTGTCGACGAGAGATTCGTGTCATTAACCTGGACGAGGGCAAGTTTAAG GTCACACTCAAGGGCGTGATGAACCAGAAGATGCCCTACTTTGGACAGCATGATCAGAATCACTTGGTTTGTCTCTCGCGCAATAGAATGTATGTGAATCTCATGAATCTGGAGTCGGGCGATTGTGTGACTACCTTCAAAGCAGGCGAAGATCGTTTTCTCAACTCATTGCTGGTCTCTGGCGATGGACG TATTCTCGTTTGCGGCGATGAGACACAGAAGCCTTTCCCACTGCTCGTCTGGCATTTGTCGCAGCGTAAATTGCTCTATGATCTTCGTATTCCGCATCATGATTTTGTCACTTCGTTGTCGGCCATCACACACGAGGGCTCCTATGTCAGTGTGGTGGCCAAGGAGCTGAATGAGCCGACGACGCCCAACTTCATTGTTGTCTATGATCTGCAGAGCGGCACTTTGTTCAAGAAATGGAAGCCAAGCTGTAATACGGTGTCCTTAGCCATATCTCAATTGAATGCCTGTGTCATTGCCGGTCTGGAGGATGCCAAAATCTTGATATGGGATCTAGTTACGGGCAATTGCAAGTGCACGTTGATTGGACACAATGCGCCCGTCACATACTTGAAACTGGATCCACTTGGAAAGGTGTTGTTGTCCTACGACAAGGAGGGTCGCGACAGCGCCATACGAATGTGGGAGTTGAGCACAG CCAAATCCCTGGCCGTTTTTAAGCCGCCCGCACAGATCAGCACCTGCGAGATACTGCCAAATGGTGCATTTGTGGTATTAGCCCTTAAGGATCGCAATGATCTTCTCACGTTGGCGCTAAAGAATTATGGTGGCAGCACTGCCGACGCCCTGGAGGATGACTGTGGCACACTTTATGGCAATCCCGATAACCAGCACAAAGTTTTTAACTTGAGTAATTAA
- the LOC117780428 gene encoding probable dolichol-phosphate mannosyltransferase, with the protein MPTNGHKYSILLPTYNEKDNLPIIIWLIVKYMKASGYDYEVIIIDDGSPDGTLDVAKDLQKVYGEDKIVLRPRTAKLGLGTAYIHGIKHATGDFIIIIDADLSHHPKFIPEFIKLQKSGDYDIVSGTRYAGDGGVYGWDFKRKLISRGANFLSQVLLRPNASDLTGSFRLYKKPVLEKCIASCVSKGYVFQMEMLVRARQHNFTIAEVPITFVDRIYGTSKLGGTEIIQFAKNLLYLFATT; encoded by the exons atgccaacaaatgGTCACAAATATAGCATTTTGCTGCCCACTTACAATGAAAAGGACAATTTACCAATTATCATATGGCTAATTGTGAAATACATGAAAGCCAG CGGCTACGATTACGAGGTGATTATTATTGACGACGGCAGTCCGGATGGCACATTAGACGTGGCTAAGGATTTGCAGAAGGTTTATGGTGAAGACAAAATTGTTTTGCGACCAAGGACCGCTAAGCTGGGTCTGGGCACCGCCTATATACATGGGATTAAGCATGCTACCGgcgattttattattattattgatgccGATTTGAGTCATCAT cCCAAATTTATACCTGAGTTTATTAAGCTGCAAAAGTCTGGCGACTATGATATTGTATCGGGAACACGTTATGCAGGCGACGGCGGCGTCTATGGTTGGGATTTCAAGCGCAAGCTCATCTCACGTGGCGCCAACTTTCTATCCCAGGTGCTGTTGCGTCCCAATGCCAGCGATTTAACGGGCTCCTTCAGGCTATACAAGAAACCAGTGCTGGAGAAATGCATTGCCAGCTGTGTGTCCAAGGGATATGTCTTTCAAATGGAGATGTTGGTGCGGGCACGTCAGCACAACTTTACTATTGCCGAGGTTCCAATAACATTTGTAGATCGCATCTATGGCACCTCCAAACTTGGCGGCACGGAGATCATTCAGTTTGCCAAGAATCTGCTCTATCTATTTGCCACCACCTGA